A window of Ictidomys tridecemlineatus isolate mIctTri1 chromosome 15, mIctTri1.hap1, whole genome shotgun sequence contains these coding sequences:
- the C15H19orf84 gene encoding piRNA-mediated silencing protein C19orf84 homolog yields the protein MEETPVKMEQLKNGPAGSEGNSLPLLTPGAEGCSPVSIPALPPSLVGTPHPAHLGLPEHLASVTVPIRLDALSYLLHSALMGAYSLQQSFPSCCCSPQGCHTQPGVAKRPFRGRGGWDVPRRPSRGQGQSRRGPGRAEQPERDRAGVPWAGPKTPPVTPPSPPTLLAQDGKKEPLLDPTPAAEDWETEY from the exons ATGGAAGAGACTCCCGTGAAGATGGAACAACTAAAGAACGGACCAGCTGGATCCGAGGG GAACAGCCTGCCCCTCCTGACACCTGGAGCTGAGGGCTGCTCCCCTGTGTCcatcccagccctgccacccTCGCTGGTGGGCACCCCACACCCAGCCCACCTGGGACTCCCCGAGCACCTGGCCTCTGTTACTGTTCCCATCCGCTTGGATGCCCTCTCCTACCTCCTGCACAGTGCCCTGATGGGGGCCTACAGCCTCCAGCAGTCCTtcccctcctgctgctgctccccACAGGGGTGCCACACCCAGCCAGGAGTGGCCAAGAGGCCCTTCAGGGGGCGTGGAGGGTGGGATGTTCCCCGCAGGCCCAGCCGGGGCCAGGGCCAGTCAAGACGCGGCCCTGGGAGAGCTGAGCAGCCAgagagggacagggcaggggtCCCTTGGGCTGGCCCCAAGACCCCACCGGTGAcacctccatcaccacccacCCTGCTGGCCCAGGATGGGAAGAAGGAGCCACTCCTGGACCCCACACCTGCTGCTGAGGACTGGGAGACAGAATATTAG
- the Lim2 gene encoding lens fiber membrane intrinsic protein — MYSFMGGGLFCAWVGTILLVVATATDHWMQYRLSGSFAHQGLWRYCLGHKCYLQTESIAYWNATRAFMILSALCATSGIVMGILAFAQQSAFTRLSRPFSAGIMFFASTLFVLLALAIYTGVTVSFLGRRFGDWRFSWSYILGWVALLMTFFAGIFYMCAYRMHECRRLSTPR, encoded by the exons ATGTACAGCTTCATGGGTGGCGGCCTCTTCTGTGCATGGGTGGGGACCATCCTCCTGGTGGTGGCCACAGCAACAGACCACTGGATGCAGTACCGGCTGTCAGGGTCCTTCGCTCACCAAGGCCTGTGGCGGTACTGCCTGGGCCACAAGTGCTACCTGCAGACGGAGAGCATTG CCTACTGGAATGCCACCCGGGCCTTCATGATCCTGTCCGCTCTGTGCGCCACCTCGGGCATCGTCATGGGCATCCTGGCCTTTGCGCAGCAGTCCGCCTTCACCCGCCTGTCGAGGCCCTTCTCTGCGGGCATCATGTTTTTTGCCTCCA ccctcttcGTGCTGTTGGCCTTGGCCATTTACACGGGAGTCACGGTCAGCTTCCTAGGGCGCCGCTTCGGGGACTGGCGCTTTTCCTGGTCTTACATCCTGGGCTGGGTAGCCCTGCTCATGACCTTCTTCGCAG GGATTTTCTACATGTGTGCCTACCGCATGCACGAGTGCCGGCGCCTGTCCACGCCCCGCTGA